The genomic window AAACTCCTGGAATATTGGTTTCAGTAGACTTTCCTTCGGTAATAATATAACCGGTTTCATCCATAGTAACCTGATCCTTAAAAACTTCCGTATTAGGTTTATGTCCTATGGCAATAAATAACCCGGTAATGGCTATTTCGTCTTTCTCATTCGTTTTATTATTTACAATACGTAAGCCTTCTACCACTTGATCTCCCAGTACTTCATCTACCTCACTATTATACCTTACAGTAATATTTTCCATTCCGTTTACCCGGTGTTGCATTGCTTTAGATGCCCGCATTCGATCTTTACGAACCAGCATCGTCACGTGAGAACAAATATTTGCCAGGTACGTAGCTTCTTCAGCTGCAGTATCACCTGCGCCTACGATGGCTACGTCTTGTCCTTTATAGAAAAATCCATCGCAAACCGCACAGGCAGATACTCCCCCACCCCGTAAACGTTGTTCGCTGGGTAATCCCAAATATTTCGCCGTAGCTCCGGTAGATATAATAACCGTTTCCGCTTCAATATGGGTAGTATTATCCACTACCACCTTATGAACACCTCCATATTCTTTACTAAAATTCACTTCGGTAACCATTCCAATCCGTACCTGAGTACCAAAACGTTCTGCCTGTTGTTGCAGTTGCACCATCATGGTAGGCCCATCAATACCTTCCGGATATCCGGGAAAGTTATCAACTTCGGTAGTGGTGGTTAACTGCCCGCCCGGTTCCATTCCGGTATACATTACCGGTTTTAAATCAGCTCGCGCTGCATAAATTGCTGCTGTATACCCGGCAGGACCGGAACCTATAATTAAACATTTTATTCTTTCTATATTTTCTGCCATTTTCGTTATCCTTTATTCTATAGTAAAAGTAGTAATTAAGTAGGAAACCTTACAAATAAAATTAATGGGATTTATATTTGTCTTATGAATTTTAATACTATCGTATTTCCGTAAATCATATGTCCTACTAAGCGTCAGCTTTAGTAAAATTTAATTCTTAGTTTCTTTAATATTCAGTTGAATTGAGTAAAAGTTTGTAGAGCATAGTAAAATAAGGTAATCCCAAACTTTAAAGTAGTTGGAGGTTGCTTTTTCACCTTTTTTAAAAGTGATTTGTTTTTTACTTACTTCAAGCTCTAGTTTACAATAGTGTAGATAATTCTAATTCATATAAATCGATCCCATCCCCAGCTTTTCCCAAAGGGAAGGTAGCTAAAAGTCCTTTCCTTTGGAAAGGATTTAGGATAGGATAGATAGCTGTAAACTCAATAATTGGGTTAATTTCAATACACCAACGCTATTGTACACTAAAGCTCTAAATAATTTTATAATTTTAGTTTTCAGTAAATGATTAATCTTGGTTCTTGGTTCTAGGAGCGATAGCGACCTGCCCGTCTGCAGGCGGGTCTTGAATCTTTACCGGACACTATTGATTTTCAATACTATAATAATTAGTCTTAGTTCTTAGTTCTAGAAGCGATAGCGACCTGCCCGTGCAAGCGAGTCTTGAATCCTTATTAAAAATAAATGTTTTGGTTTCTTTTTTAATTACTGTAAGTTCGCAACCTAAACCGATAGAAAGATGATTATACAACCCAGAACAAGAGGATTCATATGTTTAACCGCGCATCCGGAAGGTTGTGCAAAAAATGTTACGGATCAAATAGCTTACGTTACTTCCAAAGAAAATATCGACGGACCAAAAAAGGTGTTGATCATCGGAGCTTCTACTGGTTTTGGTTTGGCTTCACGTATTACAGCTGCTTTTGGTTCGCAAGCTGCTACTATAGGGGTATTTCTAGAGAAACCTCCTAAAGAAAACCGTCCGGCTTCCCCGGGATGGTACAATAGTGCTGCCTTTGAAACCGAAGCCAATAAACAAAACCTTTACGCAAAAAGCATCAACGGAGATGCCTTTTCTACTGAAGTAAAAGAAGAAACGATTCAACTGATTAAAGAAGATTTAGGCACGGTTGACCTTGTGATTTATAGTCTGGCTTCCCCGGTTCGTAAAGATCCTGAAAGCGGAATAAAATATAAATCTGTTTTAAAACCTATCGGAAAAAAATTTGAAAATAAAACGGTGGATTTTCATACTGGTGAACTTTCTAACGTAGCCATTGACCCGGCAAATCAGGAAGATATAGACAATACTATAAAAGTAATGGGTGGCGAAGACTGGACTTTGTGGATCAAAGCTTTACTTGAAGCCGGAGTACTTGCGGAAAATTGTACAACCGTAGCGTACTCCTATATCGGCCCGGAAGTAACACAACCCGTGTACCGCGAAGGAACAATCGGGATGGCAAAAAACGACTTGGAACAAACAGCGTTTACCCTTACCGATCAGTTAAAAGATATAAAGGGTAAAGCATACGTTTCGGTAAATAAAGCATTAGTAACGCAGGCAAGTTCGGCAATTCCGGTGATTCCCCTTTATATTTCCCTTTTATACCAGGTAATGAAGGATAAGAATATTCATGAAGGTTGTATTGAACAAATCTACCGGCTATTTTCAGAACGATTATTTACGGAAGATACAATTCCGTTAGATACTGAAGGTCGAATCCGGATTGATGATTGGGAAATGCGCAAAGACGTACAGGAAGAAATACAAAAGCTTTGGAGTAGTGCAACCTCTGATAACATTGCAGACATTAGTGATCTGGAAGGCTATCGGAAAGATTTCTTTAACTTATTTGGCTTTAAGGTGCCGGGTATAGATGAGAGTAAAGAGGTAGATGAGATGCTTTGGATTACTTCGATAGCTCAAAATGCATAAAAATATTGATGTAGCGCTTCTGTTATCCTAATAAAAACAGGAGGATACTTTTTTATATTTTAATGGTGCTGTATCTTTACAGTCCACTTTTACCAAAGGAATGCGATTACTATGCTCCATATTTTTAATAGTATCATTTGTCTCACGACCGGTGATGGAGATTAGTGCTGTTCTTTATTATCAATTTAATATTGATTATATCATTGCTAATTATTGTGTTAATAAAAAACGTCCTCAACTTAAATGTGACGGAAAGTGTTATTTAGTACAAAACATAAAAAAAACAGCAACTCCAACAGAAAACAATACAAGCGGAGCGATAAGCATAGTAGAATCATTTTTACCCTTGTATTTTCAACAGCATATTATGGATATGCCTGAAAATATAGATACTCTTTATCAAGAACATCAGTGGGGAATTAAAAACCTACATTCCAATTTATTTACCACTACGATAGACCATCCGCCCAACCTATTTTCATAAATAGATATTTTTAAGTCTGTTTTCATTTTTAATTTCTGAAAGACACCTGATTTTATATCAAGTTGGTATTTACCTTCTGGTCTAAACTATAATTAATTTCCAAATTACCAGGTGATTACTACATTTTCGGTAGTCTTTTATGTGAATCAAATATTAAACTCATATGAAGTGTATCATAAATTCACTTTTTCAATTCCCTATCTTTAATTGAGGGATAAGCGCGGGGTTTTCCATTTAAGTAGATTTTGTTTGACTTTCCTTTAGAGGAAGGAAGCATATCCATATTGCTATCGAATAGCGAAATTTTTTGTACACCACTACGACGAAAGACTTTAAAATTATCTGTTAAACTTCAAAATATCTAGTATTTAGAACCTAAATATTTGATAGGTAAGCTAAAGGATTATCAAACAAATTCTTTGGATAAGATAATCAATGCTTACCAAAAAATCACAGTTGTATTATTTATTACCTAAAGATGAAGCTCCCGGAGCAATCTGGAAGTATGACATTATTAATAGCCAATGAATACGGTTCGATAGCACAAACACTTAAAAACTATAACATAAACTATATTAAAAGAAACAATGAAAAATTTATTTAAAACACTCTCGCTTACACTAATTGTACTATTTTTTACTAATTGCGAAAGCGACGATTCTAATGAAAATTCTGAAAACGAAGTAGGAACTATAGAACTAAAATGGGATAATGTAGTTGGATCACTAGACATGAATTTATTGGCTTTAACGGATAAAACCTATGCTTATAAGACAGCTAACGACCAGGATTTTAATATTAATCAATTCGGATATTATATTACCAATATAAAGTTAGAAGGTCCTGACGGAACAGTGTATGAAGATAAGGTAGAAGTTTCAGCAGATAAAACTACCGGAGTTTATCATATTTTAGAATCTAATCCTTATTCTACCATACTGAATCTTACCAACGTGCCAGCGGGTACTTATAACAAGATTACCTTCACTGTAGGTATTCCTGAAGAGATTGTAAATGAAGGAGCTATCGGTGGTGTATTGGATCCGGCAAACGGAGCCTGGTTTTGGAACTGGAATGCAGGATATATCGCTTTTGCCATAGAAGGATATGCTTCTACTTCGACGCAAAGCCTGGTAGAAAAGGATGGAGAAGTAATAACCCCCGAAGGTTTTTATAGAGTACATATTGGGGGATGGAAGAATCAGGAGCCTGTTGCAGGCGAAGCCCCCAAATTTGTAAACAATGTAAAAACTATTAGTATAGATATGAACTCGGATGCTACCGTAGCTTCAGATCTAAGCCCAAGCATACACATGATTGCCAATGCTAAGGCCTTATTAGATGAATCAGAAATGGATTTTGCCACTACCTTTGCCGTACATACTCCGGGAAAGGGAAAAGCTTTTGCTGATATTTTGGAGAAAGTATTTACCTTTAGTCACGTACACCAATAGGATGTATACATATATAAAAAAATGGAAGGCATGGATACTCTTATGGAGTTCATGCCTTGCCTTTATCGCCTGTCAAACGGACGACGATACCTACGTTTCTGTTACTGAAGTTGATTTTACGCTTCCTGAAAATTTTCCGGAAAGCACCTATGACTTTGATAAAAACCCAATTACCAAAAATGGTTTTGCTTTAGGAAAAAAGCTTTTTTTCGATCCTATTTTATCCAAAGACGGAAGTGTTTCTTGTAATAACTGCCATCAGCAATCCCGGGCTTTTGCAGATCTTCCCCTTCATCCTTTAAGTATTGGTGTAAATGATTCCCTGGGTGACCGTAATGCACCTGCATTGTTTAACCTGGCTTTTAGAAAGGAGTTTTTCTTTGACGGTGGCGTGACCCATCTGGATTTTGTTCCTATCAATGCAATTGAATCCGAAGTGGAGATGGCAAGTTCTATGAAAGTTTCCGTAGAAAGGCTTGAGAAACATGATGAATATCCCGAGTTATTTAAAAAAGCCTTTGGTACGGATAGCGTTACTTCTCCCAGAATTTTACTGGCTTTTTCTCAATTTCTAAATGCTATGATTTCGGATCAGTCGAGATTTGATCAATATCAAAGGGGAGATACCGAGGTTTTAAGCAAACAGGAATTAGATGGTAAAGCTGCATTTGATCAAAAGTGTGCCTCTTGTCACAGTGGGATATTGTTTACCGATCAGACCTTTAGAAATAACGGTATTTCGGATACCTTTTCTGATCCCGGGAGGGCTTTAATTTCAGAATCAGCAGAGGATTTAGGAAAATTTATGGTGCCCAGCCTTCGTAATATTGAGGTAACTGCCCCCTATATGCATAATGCCTCCTTTAATTCCTTAGAAGAAGTTCTGGAACATTATGCAACCGGAGTAAAATACTCGGAAACCTTAGATCCGGAATTTCAAAAAAACCCTTCAAAACCAGGTATTGATTTAAGCCCGCAGGAACAAAAGGACATCATTTCTTTTTTAAAATCTTTAACGGATGATGTGTTCCTAACCAATCCTAAATTCAGAAATAATCCATGAAAAATCTTGTAATTACTTTTATATTTCTATTGGCTACGATGATCACTCAAGCTTGTGATATTTGCGGTTGTCAACTCGGCGGTTTATATTTTGGATTGTTGTCAAATTCTAATGCGCATTATCTAGGCGTTCGGTATACCAAGGCGCATTTTAATGCTTCTATTGATTATGGGGAAGGTAGCTTGCTTGCTAATGAATTTTCAGAAGACACTTTTCACCGGGCAGAACTTTTAGGACGTTATATTTTATCAGATCGTTTTCAACTGCATACCATCGTACCTTATATATATAATGATATGAATGGTAGCGAACAGGTATTGACTTTTCAGGGGTTTGGAGACCCTAGTCTACTTTTATATTTTAATCCCCTACAGAAAAAGGAAGATCCCGAATCAAAAATAGCAGTTCCCAAATATAAAAACATATCTCATTCCTTACGTATCGGAGGAGGAATCAAATTACCGGTTGGAAAATTTAATCGACTTGATAAAGGTGAAATTGTCAATAGAAATTTTCAGGTAGGTACGGGAAGCGTAGATTTTTTAGTGACCACCAACTATAGTTTGGCTATCAAGAGATGGGGAATTAACTTAGAAGGTAGTTATAAAATAAATACCCGCAATAAGGATGAGTACCGTTTTGGAAACCAATTTAATGCCAGTAGCTATCTTTTTTACGCTCAGCCCTTGATCAATGCGTTACTTACGCCCTACTCCGGAATTTTTTATGAGACCGGAGAAGTTCATAAAGAAGGTCAAATTAAACAGGTAAATACAGGAGGAAATGCTACACATTTTACCGCTGGAGTACAATTGAACTGGAAGGCTATTACACTAAATTCTTTTTATCAAACCCCAATTAACCAAAATTATAATACTGATGATATTTCAACAATAAACGCTGGGGAACGCTGGAGTATTGGTCTGTTGTACAACTTTAAGAAAAAAGAAAAACTTACTTTTAATTAGTCAAATAACTGGGAAGTCAAAATCAATCATAGCTTATTAAAGAAATTTCTTAAATTTTCAGTTATTTTGTATGATATCTAAAGTTCCCATAAAACTATGAAAACTTGCTTTACTTTTTTCGTCACCGTTTTATTTTTAAGTTGCAATCAACCTTCCAAAAAAGAGCAACAATTTGACCAATTAATGAATGAAGTTATTGCCGTACATGACGAAGTAATGCCGAAAATGACGGATATGAGTCAGTTAATCTCAGAATTAAAACAAAAGACTGATACTACAGCAACCGGACTAGCTTATGGGGAAGCAAAAGATGATTTAGAAGCATCTTATGATTTTATGATGGAATGGATGCGGGATTTTAGTGATAAGTTTCCACCTGAAGAAGTAGTCACGGAAAAAGATGAGGAATTATTCAACAAGAAGTTACAAATGCTTGAAGAAGAAAAAGTAGAAGTAACTTTATTAAAAGACCAGATAAATACCAGTATAGAAAATGCAAAAGCATTGCTTGGTCAGTAAGTATAGCTGAATTGGCGGAAGATATTATAAACGTTATTTGAGCCATTGTGACTATCTCGGAAGAATAATTATTTTTGATAGACCTTTAAAACTAAAAATCAATCTAAACTTTGGTACGGCCTTTGTTTTCTAAAAATGTTTTACTTTAGCAACTGAAAATTTAACCCAATGATTAGACCCGTTTTATTTATAGTATTTGCTTTTTTAACAACAACTTCTACTATAACCGCACAGAAGAAAAAAGACTTACTGGAAGAAATCAGTAAATTAAAACAAGAACTAAAATCCGTTCAATCAGACCTTGTTTCAGCAAAAAAACAGGTAAATGCCAGTGAATCTAAAGTAAAAGGAATGGAAACTCAGGTGGCTGAATTAAAAGCAACCAATACTTCACTTTTAAGTAATATGAGCAGTTTTACCGAACTTTCTAATAAGAAAGCTTCGAATTTACAGAAGTCACAGGAAATTATTAAGGAGAAGGACCGTCAATTAAATGCTATTAATGATGCGTTGACTCAAAACGATTCTATCAATCTTGCAGTCTACAGTAAATTAAAAAATGCCCTGGGGGGTGATTATTTAAAGATAAGTAAAGGAACTATTTTTCTAGCAATGCCTAATGATGTTTTGTTTGGCGATACGGATAAAAGTATTAGTGTAGAAGATAAAGCAAAAACCACTTTAGAAAAATTAGCGGGTATTTTAACTAAGGATCCCGAATTAAAAGTGATTATTGAAGGAAATAGTAATGCTATAAAATTTGATGAAACTACTGCCCTTGATAATTGGGATTTAAGTTCAAGACAGGCAGCAGCCGTTGCCCGAACTTTGCAAACCGAATATGAGATTGACCCTAAGCGTTTATATGTGGTAGGTAAAGGTGAAACCGGTACCAGTGCTATTGAAACAGTAACCCGAATTATTATTGATCCTCAGTTCGAGCAGTTTTATGCAATGGTAAAGGATAATATGAAGAACTCTAAGTAGTTTGTAGTAGGTGGTGAAGGAGTGTCTACTAAAGTGGATACATTCAATCTTAATTCTTTCTTTAAAGATTAGATCCGGAAAAGGAAAACTTATAGCATACTTCTTTAATTTAATGTTCACTTTATACTTTTGAATAAATAAGGCTATCTATTATTTCATTGAAAGTTTATCTTTGTCTTTCACTTATTACTGACAAATTTGAAATCTTATCCTACCTATAACGACCTGGAAAAATGTGAAGACGAACCTATTGCATTTTATCCAAAGATACAAAGACATGGTTGCGTATTAATTCTAGACCGTACGCTGCAAATTAAGCAGGTAAGTACGAATACCGAGGATATTATTTCTATTGCTGCCGAAGACTTACTGAACGTTCTTATTAAAAAAATAGTTGACGAAGCTACTTTTAAAAAGATGGAGCAATGGCTTCATACCGATGTTGAATTTCAATATTTAACGGTAAATTTCGGGGGAAAAGATTGTATCGTAGCGCCTAAAAAAACTAAAGAAGGCCTGGTTTTAGACATTGAACTTGCAGATAAGAACTGGGATGAAGACATTTTTCAACAGAAACTATTACGTAGTTTTAAAACATTTTTCTCAGCACCTACCTTATCAGAATTATTAGTTAAGGCAAGTATAGAAATCAGGCAATTGATTGGTTTTGATAGGGTCATGATTTATCAGTTTGACAAAGACTGGAATGGTCATATTGTTAGCGAATCCCGTAATTCGGATTTGGAGTCCTGGTTAGGCTTGCATTATCCGGCTAGGGATGTTCCTAAAAACGCAAGAGATCTTTTTCAAAAAATGGGGGTACGTTCACTTAGTAATGTTACAGAGGAGTATGCAAAGATGGTTCCTAAATTACATCCGGATACCGGTGAATTAACTAATTTAGGAAATAGCCAGTTAAGAGGCTCCTCTCCTTTTCATATTGAATATCTAACCAATATGGGGGTTGCTGCAACCCTTAATTGCGCCATTATTCATAATCATAAATTATGGGGGTTAATTGCCGGTCACCATTACACTCCTAAAAAAGTCGGGTATTTAAAAAGACAGTCCTGCCAATTATTAGCCGAAATGTTTTCTTCTCAAATATCTATCAAAATAAGCGGGCAAACCTTTGAAGGCATCGAACGAATGTCATCCGTACGCCAAAAATTAATGGATAGCATTAATAGTACCGGAAGTATTTTGGATGGGCTAACAGCATACAAAGTAACCGGTAAGGATTTAGTGGACTGCTCGGATTTTATCGTAGGATTTGATACTCAGATATCTTCGGTATCAAACACCTTACCGGACTCAGTGTTACAACGCCTGGTTTTAGAATTATTCCGAGAATTTCCTGATCAGGATTGTATTGTTTTAGACAGCTTGTTAGATTATTGTCCCTGGATGGTAGATTACGTGAACGATGTTTCCGGGGTTTTACTTTTTAAAGTATCTAAAAGGTCATCTGTAGATTATATGCTTTGGCTCCGACCTGAAAAATTAAAGGAGGTAAACTGGGGAGGCGAACCTACTAAAAAATCCTTAGAAGCTGAAAAAAGCATACGGCTGTCACCTCGAAAATCTTTTGATAAATGGGTAGAAAAGGTAAAACATACCAGTGAATCCTGGACTCCCGATGAAATATCTATCAGCGAATCCCTGGTAGAAGATGTACGAAATATTATTGTAACCAAATTTACTGAAGTTAATTTGCTAAACAGACAATTGTCTGATTTGAACCGGGAATTGGAAAGTTTTAGTTATAGTGTAAGTCATGATTTACGAGGACCGCTACGCGGTATTGACGGATTTGCTCAAATTTTAATTGAAGATTATGGTGAAATACTAGATGACTACGGTAAAGAATCCCTGGATACCATCATAAAATCCTGTGCAAAGATGAATGAGTTGATGGATGATATCTTAGGATATAGCGGAATTGCAAAATTAGATCGAATTGATCAATATCATAACGTAGCAAATATTTGTAATAACATTGTTAAAGAAGGTAATTTTAAAGGGGAATTCCCAAATACAACTCTTACCATTCAAGATAATATTCCTGATATTTATGGGGACAAATCTATGATTTATCAGCTATTTTCTAATCTTTTGACTAATGCTTTTAAGTATTCAAGTAAAGTAGCTCATCCTGAAGTAAACGTAGGCTATAAGATGGAAGGTGATGCTCCCATTTATCATATTAAAGACAATGGTATAGGGTTTAATCCCGACTATGCTACAAAAATATTTGGAGTATTCACCCGATTAGTAA from Aquimarina sp. ERC-38 includes these protein-coding regions:
- a CDS encoding ATP-binding protein, producing MKSYPTYNDLEKCEDEPIAFYPKIQRHGCVLILDRTLQIKQVSTNTEDIISIAAEDLLNVLIKKIVDEATFKKMEQWLHTDVEFQYLTVNFGGKDCIVAPKKTKEGLVLDIELADKNWDEDIFQQKLLRSFKTFFSAPTLSELLVKASIEIRQLIGFDRVMIYQFDKDWNGHIVSESRNSDLESWLGLHYPARDVPKNARDLFQKMGVRSLSNVTEEYAKMVPKLHPDTGELTNLGNSQLRGSSPFHIEYLTNMGVAATLNCAIIHNHKLWGLIAGHHYTPKKVGYLKRQSCQLLAEMFSSQISIKISGQTFEGIERMSSVRQKLMDSINSTGSILDGLTAYKVTGKDLVDCSDFIVGFDTQISSVSNTLPDSVLQRLVLELFREFPDQDCIVLDSLLDYCPWMVDYVNDVSGVLLFKVSKRSSVDYMLWLRPEKLKEVNWGGEPTKKSLEAEKSIRLSPRKSFDKWVEKVKHTSESWTPDEISISESLVEDVRNIIVTKFTEVNLLNRQLSDLNRELESFSYSVSHDLRGPLRGIDGFAQILIEDYGEILDDYGKESLDTIIKSCAKMNELMDDILGYSGIAKLDRIDQYHNVANICNNIVKEGNFKGEFPNTTLTIQDNIPDIYGDKSMIYQLFSNLLTNAFKYSSKVAHPEVNVGYKMEGDAPIYHIKDNGIGFNPDYATKIFGVFTRLVKEEYKGTGVGLAIAQRVVLKHNGQIWANGALGKGAIFKFRFGD
- the trxB gene encoding thioredoxin-disulfide reductase gives rise to the protein MAENIERIKCLIIGSGPAGYTAAIYAARADLKPVMYTGMEPGGQLTTTTEVDNFPGYPEGIDGPTMMVQLQQQAERFGTQVRIGMVTEVNFSKEYGGVHKVVVDNTTHIEAETVIISTGATAKYLGLPSEQRLRGGGVSACAVCDGFFYKGQDVAIVGAGDTAAEEATYLANICSHVTMLVRKDRMRASKAMQHRVNGMENITVRYNSEVDEVLGDQVVEGLRIVNNKTNEKDEIAITGLFIAIGHKPNTEVFKDQVTMDETGYIITEGKSTETNIPGVFACGDVQDKEYRQAITAAGTGCMAALDAERYLAKVESHEEEIIA
- a CDS encoding MbnP family protein; this translates as MKNLFKTLSLTLIVLFFTNCESDDSNENSENEVGTIELKWDNVVGSLDMNLLALTDKTYAYKTANDQDFNINQFGYYITNIKLEGPDGTVYEDKVEVSADKTTGVYHILESNPYSTILNLTNVPAGTYNKITFTVGIPEEIVNEGAIGGVLDPANGAWFWNWNAGYIAFAIEGYASTSTQSLVEKDGEVITPEGFYRVHIGGWKNQEPVAGEAPKFVNNVKTISIDMNSDATVASDLSPSIHMIANAKALLDESEMDFATTFAVHTPGKGKAFADILEKVFTFSHVHQ
- a CDS encoding OmpA family protein; the protein is MIRPVLFIVFAFLTTTSTITAQKKKDLLEEISKLKQELKSVQSDLVSAKKQVNASESKVKGMETQVAELKATNTSLLSNMSSFTELSNKKASNLQKSQEIIKEKDRQLNAINDALTQNDSINLAVYSKLKNALGGDYLKISKGTIFLAMPNDVLFGDTDKSISVEDKAKTTLEKLAGILTKDPELKVIIEGNSNAIKFDETTALDNWDLSSRQAAAVARTLQTEYEIDPKRLYVVGKGETGTSAIETVTRIIIDPQFEQFYAMVKDNMKNSK
- the fabV gene encoding enoyl-ACP reductase FabV, whose translation is MIIQPRTRGFICLTAHPEGCAKNVTDQIAYVTSKENIDGPKKVLIIGASTGFGLASRITAAFGSQAATIGVFLEKPPKENRPASPGWYNSAAFETEANKQNLYAKSINGDAFSTEVKEETIQLIKEDLGTVDLVIYSLASPVRKDPESGIKYKSVLKPIGKKFENKTVDFHTGELSNVAIDPANQEDIDNTIKVMGGEDWTLWIKALLEAGVLAENCTTVAYSYIGPEVTQPVYREGTIGMAKNDLEQTAFTLTDQLKDIKGKAYVSVNKALVTQASSAIPVIPLYISLLYQVMKDKNIHEGCIEQIYRLFSERLFTEDTIPLDTEGRIRIDDWEMRKDVQEEIQKLWSSATSDNIADISDLEGYRKDFFNLFGFKVPGIDESKEVDEMLWITSIAQNA
- a CDS encoding cytochrome-c peroxidase, producing MYTYIKKWKAWILLWSSCLAFIACQTDDDTYVSVTEVDFTLPENFPESTYDFDKNPITKNGFALGKKLFFDPILSKDGSVSCNNCHQQSRAFADLPLHPLSIGVNDSLGDRNAPALFNLAFRKEFFFDGGVTHLDFVPINAIESEVEMASSMKVSVERLEKHDEYPELFKKAFGTDSVTSPRILLAFSQFLNAMISDQSRFDQYQRGDTEVLSKQELDGKAAFDQKCASCHSGILFTDQTFRNNGISDTFSDPGRALISESAEDLGKFMVPSLRNIEVTAPYMHNASFNSLEEVLEHYATGVKYSETLDPEFQKNPSKPGIDLSPQEQKDIISFLKSLTDDVFLTNPKFRNNP